A section of the Meles meles chromosome 8, mMelMel3.1 paternal haplotype, whole genome shotgun sequence genome encodes:
- the LOC123948941 gene encoding 60S ribosomal protein L39, which translates to MSSHKTFRIKRFLAKKQKQNRPIPQWIRMKTGNKIRYNSKRRHWRRTKLGL; encoded by the coding sequence ATGTCTTCTCACAAGACTTTCAGGATCAAGCGATTCCtggccaagaaacaaaagcagaatcgtCCCATTCCCCAGTGGATTCGGATGAAAACTGGTAATAAAATCAGGTACAACTCCAAGAGGAGGCACTGGAGGAGAACCAAGCTGGGTCTCTAA